The following is a genomic window from Streptomyces lincolnensis.
CTGGCTTCTTGTTCGGCAGTGAGAGCCGGACGACCTTGTGCCACGCGGAGAACACCTGCTTGGGCAGTGGGCCGGTGACGTACTCCAGCTCGTACTTCTCGAACAGCGCGCGCACCTTCACCGCGACCTCGGCGTACCGGTTGCTCGGCAGGTCCGGGAACAGGTGGTGCTCGATCTGGTGCGAGAGGTTGCCGGTCATGAAGTGCATGGCCTTGCTGCCGCTGATGTTCGCCGAGCCCATCATCTGGCGCAGGTACCACTGGCCGCGCGTCTCGCCCTTGATGGAGCGGCGCTCGAAGACCTGGACGCCCTCGGGGAAGTGCCCGCACATGATCACCGAGTGGGTCCAGATGTTGCGGACCAGGTTCGCGGTGAACGTTGCGGCGAGCGTGGGGAGGAACGACGGGCCCGACAGCAGCGGGTGGATCACGTAGTCCTTGAGCACCTGCTTGCGGATCTTGCGGCCCACGGCCTTGGCCCGGGCGCGGAACTCCGGGTTCTTGCGGCGGCGCTTGTGCAGGTTCTTGCCGAGTTCCAGGTCGTAGGCGGCGATGCCGTACTCGAAGAAGCAGGCGTTGAGGAAGTTCCACAGCGGCTGGCCGAGGTGGAACGGGTGCCACTTCTGGTCCTCGTCGACGCGCATGATGCCGTAGCCGAGGTCGTTGTCCTTGCCGATCAC
Proteins encoded in this region:
- a CDS encoding fatty acid desaturase family protein, encoding MTAIDPTAHLTAEQIEELGRELDAIRDEVIADRGEKDAAYIRKVISAQRTLELASRGVLLFSIFPPAWVLGTAGLSVAKIMDNMEIGHNILHGQWDWMRDPKIHSTTWEWDHVSPAEQWKHSHNELHHTYTNVIGKDNDLGYGIMRVDEDQKWHPFHLGQPLWNFLNACFFEYGIAAYDLELGKNLHKRRRKNPEFRARAKAVGRKIRKQVLKDYVIHPLLSGPSFLPTLAATFTANLVRNIWTHSVIMCGHFPEGVQVFERRSIKGETRGQWYLRQMMGSANISGSKAMHFMTGNLSHQIEHHLFPDLPSNRYAEVAVKVRALFEKYELEYVTGPLPKQVFSAWHKVVRLSLPNKKPAVKTPDREQELVAA